In one window of Notolabrus celidotus isolate fNotCel1 chromosome 15, fNotCel1.pri, whole genome shotgun sequence DNA:
- the lrrc8da gene encoding volume-regulated anion channel subunit LRRC8D, whose translation MMFTLAEVASLNDIQPTYRILKPWWDVFMDYLGLVMLMLAIFAMTMQITKDQVACLPCLEDPEEASGPKPHSFPQQTTQASSTASGAPVMTSAPLITKDMPDEVVHEIHVTHQHTSAMSEKYANQPQPTGVRTNLDFQQYVFINQICYHVALPWYSKYFPYLTLIHTLVLMVSSNFWFKYPKTSSKIEHFVSILGRCFESPWTTKALSETACEDSEENKQRLTGTPSAPKQVSLEGKDDGTNANSTTPMLGVKFSADKPMAEVPSSMTILDKKDGEQAKALFEKVRKFRAHVEDSDFIYKLYVAQTIVKTVKFILILSYTSTFLAKINFKHDCEPDIKQLTGYRKFFCTHNMAYMLNKLLISYMALILIYGMACLYSLFWVFRRPLKEYSFEKVREESSFSDIPDVKNDFAFLLHMVDQYDQLYSKRFGVFLSEVSENKLREISLNHEWTFEKLRQLVTRNVQDQQELHLFMLSGLPNAVFDLTDLEVLKLELIPEVRFSAKVSQMTSLQELHLCHCPAKVEQTGFAFLRDHLRCLHVKFTDVAEIPTWVYLLRSLRELNLIGNLSSENNKMIGLESMRDLRHLKTLCLKSNLTKMPTNITELSPHLIKLVVHNDGTKLLVLNSLKKMTSLIELELHTCELERIPHAIFSLTNLQELDLKSNNIRTIEEIISFQHLKRLTCLKLWHNKIITIPSSIGQVKSLEALHLSHNKLESLPPALFTLPKLRHLDVGHNSITILPPDVGLLHNLQHLAINSNKLEVLPKPLFRCNKLKVLCLGNNALTVLPEAVGQLVQLTQLELRGNCLDRLPAQLGNCRMLRRSGLVVEDHLFDALPVDVKESISQETPASFSSGL comes from the exons A TGATGTTCACACTCGCTGAGGTTGCTTCCCTGAACGACATCCAGCCGACTTACCGCATCCTAAAGCCATGGTGGGACGTCTTCATGGACTACCTGGGGCTTGTTATGCTCATGCTGGCCATATTTGCCATGACCATGCAGATCACCAAGGACCAGGTGGCCTGCCTTCCCTGTCTGGAGGACCCAGAGGAGGCCTCAGGACCAAAACCACACTCCTTCCCTCAGCAGACTACACAGGCCTCATCCACAGCCTCCGGGGCCCCCGTCATGACCAGTGCTCCCCTCATCACTAAGGACATGCCGGACGAGGTTGTCCACGAGATCCACGTCACACACCAACATACGTCTGCAATGTCGGAGAAATACGCCAATCAACCTCAACCTACAGGAGTTAGGACCAACCTGGACTTTCAACAGTATGTCTTCATCAACCAAATATGTTACCATGTTGCCTTGCCCTGGTATTCCAAGTACTTTCCTTACCTCACCCTCATCCACACCCTCGTCCTCATGGTCAGCAGCAACTTCTGGTTCAAGTACCCCAAAACCAGCTCAAAGATCGAGCATTTTGTTTCCATTCTGGGCAGATGTTTTGAATCTCCCTGGACAACAAAGGCTTTGTCTGAAACAGCGTGCGAGGACTCTGAGGAGAACAAACAGAGATTAACCGGTACTCCCTCAGCACCAAAGCAGGTTTCTCTAGAGGGGAAGGATGATGGCACAAATGCAAATTCAACCACACCCATGCTTGGGGTGAAGTTCTCTGCAGATAAGCCCATGGCAGAGGTCCCCAGTAGCATGACAATCCTAGATAAGAAAGATGGAGAGCAGGCCAAAGCGCTCTTTGAGAAAGTGAGGAAATTCCGAGCTCATGTGGAGGACAGTGATTTTATCTACAAGCTTTATGTAGCACAGACCATCGTCAAAACAGTCAAGTTCATTCTGATATTGTCCTACACGTCAACCTTTTTGGCTAAAATCAATTTTAAGCACGATTGTGAACCAGACATCAAACAGCTAACAGGATACAGGAAGTTCTTCTGTACACACAACATGGCGTACATGCTAAACAAGCTGCTCATAAGCTACATGGCGTTGATTTTGATCTACGGGATGGCCTGCTTGTACTCTCTCTTCTGGGTGTTTCGACGACCCTTGAAAGAGTACTCATTTGAGAAAGTCAGAGAAGAGAGCAGCTTTAGCGACATTCCTGATGTCAAAAACGACTTTGCATTCCTCTTACACATGGTTGACCAGTACGACCAACTCTACTCCAAACGCTTCGGCGTCTTCTTGTCTGAGGTCAGTGAAAACAAGCTGAGGGAGATCAGCCTTAATCACGAGTGGACCTTTGAAAAACTGAGGCAGCTGGTGACCCGGAACGTACAGGACCAACAGGAGCTGCACCTTTTCATGCTCTCTGGTCTCCCCAATGCTGTGTTTGATCTCACTGACTTGGAAGTGCTGAAACTGGAGCTGATTCCTGAGGTGAGATTCTCTGCAAAAGTCTCTCAGATGACAAGCCTGCAGGAGTTGCATCTTTGCCACTGTCCAGCCAAAGTGGAGCAAACCGGGTTTGCTTTCCTACGCGATCATCTCCGCTGCCTTCACGTCAAGTTCACAGATGTCGCAGAGATTCCAACTTGGGTGTACTTACTGAGGAGTTTGAGGGAGCTGAACCTGATCGGCAACCTGAGCTCAGAGAACAACAAAATGATCGGTCTGGAGTCGATGCGGGATTTGAGGCATTTGAAGACGTTATGTTTGAAGAGCAACCTCACAAAAATGCCCACAAACATCACAGAGCTCTCACCACATCTGATTAAGTTAGTGGTACACAATGATGGTACTAAACTGCTGGTACTCAACAGTCTGAAAAAGATGACAAGTCTCATTGAACTGGAGCTACACACCTGCGAACTGGAGAGGATCCCCCACGCCATTTTCAGTTTGACCAACCTGCAGGAGCTCGACCTGAAATCCAACAACATCCGAACCATCGAGGAGATCATCAGCTTCCAGCACCTGAAGAGACTGACGTGCCTGAAGCTGTGGCACAACAAAATCATCACCATCCCGTCATCGATCGGACAGGTCAAGTCTCTGGAGGCTCTGCATCTCTCTCACAATAAACTTGAGTCCCTTCCTCCAGCTTTGTTCACGCTGCCCAAACTGCGTCATCTAGATGTGGGCCACAACTCCATCACAATCCTCCCTCCTGATGTAGGTCTCCTCCACAACCTGCAGCACTTAGCCATCAACTCCAACAAGTTGGAGGTGCTGCCAAAGCCTCTGTTCAGATGCAACAAGCTAAAGGTGTTGTGCCTGGGGAACAATGCACTCACCGTGCTGCCAGAGGCTGTGGGTCAGCTGGTGCAGCTCACTCAGCTGGAGCTCAGAGGGAACTGTCTGGACAGACTGCCCGCCCAGCTGGGAAACTGCAGAATGCTGCGCAGGAGCGGCCTAGTTGTGGAGGACCATCTCTTTGATGCACTTCCTGTGGATGTGAAGGAGAGTATCAGCCAAGAGACCCCTGCGTCCTTTTCTAGTGGCTTATAG